TAACTCATACACATCTACCGGAATTTCTGGATCATAGACAGTCTTGATCGCTGAAACGATTTTCTCTCGTAGTGCTCGGGTATCGGTCGTAACGGTATCACTCATGAAATTGAATAGTTAATGGTCAACAAATTGAGTAAGCTCAACACCTAACCATACATATTATTTTGGATCACTCTTCGCTATCGCTTGTCGCTCTTTATTTACCAAAGCTGCTAGCTTTATCTGTTTAATCATGGCTGCAAATCCATTGGAGCGTTGGGTTCCAATAAATCGATTCATGCCAATTTTATCAATAAAAAACAAATCAGCATCTACAATGTCATTAGGAGCCTGATCTTGGAAAACGCGCACTAACAAACTTACTAACCCCTTGGTAATCGCCGAATTGCTATCCGCTTCAAAATTCATTTTACTCTCTTCTAGCGAAGGCACCAGCCACACTTTCGATTGGCAACCTTTCACTATATTTTCTTCGCTCTTCTTAGCCTCTTCTAGCGGAGGCAACTTTTGCCCCAACTCTATAATGTAGAAGTTAGTCATCTCCGGGTCACCATCCAGCAAGGCAAATTCTTCTATTATTTCGTTCTGTATTTCGTCAATTGATTGAGCCATAGATTATTTTCCCATCATCTTTACAATACGCTGTAGCCCTTCTACTAATTGATCGATCTCCTCCTTCTTGTTGTACATGGCAAACGAGGCTCGAACTGTTCCTTCCAACCCAAAGTGAGCCATCAGCGGTTCAGTGCAATGATGCCCAGTACGCACCGCAATACCTCGGGCATCTAACATCTGCCCTACATCAAAATGAAAAATATCGTCGAAGACAAACGAAACAACATTCATTTTCTTCTCAGCAGTTCCAATCATTCGCAGACCAGACACTTCACTCAATCGCTGGTGAGCGTATGCTAACAGTTCTTCTTCATATGCTCGCATGGCGGGTTTGCCCAGTTGATTGATATAGTCAATCGCCGCTTTGAGGGCAACTACATCGGCAATATTGGGCGTACCTGCCTCAAACTTGTAGGGAATATCATTGTAGGTCGTTTTCTCGAAGCTTACGCTGCGAATCATCTCTCCTCCACCTTGGTAAGGAGGCATTTTCTCCAAAAGACGACGCTTACCGTACAATGCTCCCACTCCGGTTGGGCCAAATACTTTGTGCCCAGAAAAAATGTAGAAATCACAATTTAGGGCTTGCACGTCAATATCTAAATAAGCCGTTGATTGCGCTCCGTCAATTAGCACTGCCGCCCCTTGTGCGTGAGCTAAATCGATAATTTCTTTTACCGGATTAATGGTTCCTAACGAATTGGAGACATAAACTACACTCACTAGTTTAGTACGCGCCGAGAGTAGTTTTTTATACTCCTCTAGCTCAACCTCACCTCGTTCGTTTACGGGAATTACTTTAAGCTTAGCTCCTTTTTCTTCACAGAGCATTTGCCAAGGCACAATGTTGGAATGATGCTCCATCCCCGAAATAATGATCTCATCCCCTTCTTTTAAGTTAGTCCGGCCAAAAGTAGCTGCTACCAGATTAATGCCATCGGTGGTTCCTTTCGTAAAAACAATCTCTTCCGGCTCATTAGAATTAATGAACTGATGAATTGCTTGACGGGTCTCTTCAAATACAGCCGTAGCTCGCTCAGCCAATGTGTGTACCCCCCGGTGAATGTTAGCATTGTCTTGCTGATAGTAATGCGTTAGTGCGTCAATCACTACTTGCGGTTTCTGCGTAGTAGCGGCATTATCCAAATATACTAACGGACGCCCATTTACCTCTTGATGGAGGATAGGAAAGTCACTCCGAATCTGATCTATATCTAGCTGAGTGGTGGACACTACTGTGTTTTCCGTACTCATAATAAACGCATTAAAAGTTAGTATTCAGTCGCTGATCAATGACCGCCTCAATCTGATGACGAACAAAGTCTAGCTCAATATTTTCTAGCACGTCACCCGCAAAAGCTCTTAGTAAAATGGCTGTTGCTTGATCTTTACTCATACCTCGCGCCCGTAAGTAAAATAATTGCTCCTTATCAATCTGACCAGTAGTAGCTCCGTGCGAACATTTTACATCATCGGCCCAAATTTCGAGTTGAGGTTTGGTATTGATAGATGCGTTGTCAGTTAACAAAATATTCGCATTCGACTGAAAGGCGTTAGTCTTCTGTGCATCCTGACGGACATAAATCTTTCCGTTAAAAACGCCTTTTGAGTAATCGTCCATGATGCCTTTGTACAATTCATTACTGTACGAGTTAGGCTTACGATGGTCTACGGCAGTGTGATTATCCACGTGTGATTTGCCATCTAACATATACAGACCATACATATGCGATTCGCAATTTTCACCATCCAACGCAATATTCAGGTTGTTACGAAGCATCGCCCCTTGTAAGGATACGGTTACCCCGGTGAATCGGCTATCGCGAGCCTGATACACTTCCGTAGTTCCGGTATGATACGCTTTTTCGCTCTCTGGCTGCAATTTGTTGTAGTACACCGACGCATTGGCATCTACCCAAATTTCGCTTACCGCATTCTGATAGCTCGCTCCGCTACCTAGCGTGTAAAACGACTCAATGACTGATAGCTTACTGCTTTGTTCAGCGATGTACAAATTTCGTGGTGATCCCACACTTGCCCCGGCCGATGTGTCGCTAATAAAGTAGACTAAGACCGGAGTTTCTACTACTGTGTTTTTAGGAGCATATACAAATAATCCTTCCTGCGCCACCGCCGTATTAAGTGCCACGAAAGAATCTGATTGATCGGCGGTTTGCTGGGCAAAATACCGGTCGATTAATTCGCTATGGTTTTGGTAGGCTTGGGATAAAGTCGTGATGACCACCCCTTCTTCAGCACTTTCTATCCGCGAAAAAGAAGGCTGAAACGCTCCATTGACATAAACCAGCACGTTCGCCGATAGATCGGAAGGAACAACCCTGTCCAATAAGCCCTGCACCGCCTGAGTATCAACATTAGATTTCGTTAACTCATTGCCATCAAACTCACGCTCTAAAGCCCGGCTAATAGGTGTGTAACGGTATTCTTCGTCTTTTTTTGCCGGAAAACCTAATTTCTCAAAGTCAGCGAATGCTGCCCGCCGACGCTGATGCCAAGCTGAGTCGCCTTGGCCATTGATAGTCTCTTCCCGATCTTTAATATAGGTTATAAACGCTTGTTCTAAACTCATTCGATAATGAATTCAATATTTTCACACAAATGTAATTGGCATATTTGCAGACGATTCCTTCAAGCAGTTACATCTACGGTTTCCTTAATCCAGTCGTAGCCTTTTTCCTCTAGTTCCAACGCTAACTCTTTACTACCTGATTTCACAATGCGCCCGTTATAAAGTACATGCACGTAATCTGGCACAATGTAATCTAACAGCCGTTGGTAGTGGGTTACTACAATGGTTGCGTTATCTTCACTTCGTAAGGCATTTACCCCGTTGGCGACAATTCGTAAAGCGTCAATATCTAGCCCGGAGTCAGTTTCATCCAAAATAGCTAAAGTAGGCTCAAGCATGGCCATCTGAAAGATTTCGTTGCGCTTCTTTTCCCCTCCAGAGAAGCCCTCGTTCAACGAACGACTTAGGAGCGACTGGTCAATATCTACCAGTTTCATCTTTTCCTTCATCATTTTGAGGAAAGCAACCGCATCCAGTGAATCTTTTCCCTTATGCTGACGCACTTGGTTCACTGCTGTTTTCAGGAAGTTGGTTGTACTCACGCCCGGAATTTCTACTGGGTACTGAAATGCTAAAAAAATACCTTCTCGAGCTCTCTCTTCGGGTTCCATCTCTAGCAGGTCTTGCCCCATATATTGCACCGAGCCATCGGTTACTTCAAAATCTTCTCGTCCGGCCAATACCGAGGCCAACGTACTTTTGCCCGAACCATTGGGTCCCATAATGGCGTGTACTTCGCCCGGTTTCACTTCTAGCTCAATACCTTTGAGTATTTCTTTCTCTTCTACCCTTGCGTGTAGTCCAGTAATTTTTAACATAATGATAGGTGGATTATAGCAACGAAATCAGAAGGGCGTCCCACGCTGGACATTCCATGTTGGACACCCTTTCTAATTTCGTAGTGATTCGAAATAATTATGAAGTTACCCTACGCTTCCTTCTAACGTAAGAGCCAGTAGTTTTTGGGCTTCTACGGCAAACTCCATCGGAAGCTGATTGAGTACTTCTTTACAGTAACCATTAACGATAAGTGCTACTGCATCTTCTTCACCAATACCTCGCTGTAAGCAGTAAAAAATTTGATCTTCGCCAATCTTAGAGGTGGTAGCCTCATGCTCAATCTGCGCCGAACTATTATCTGATTCTATGTAAGGAAACGTATGCGCTCCGCAACGGTCGCCCATCAGTAGCGAATCGCATTGCGAGAAGTTCCGAGCATTTTCAGCCCGCTTCATCACCTTTACTAAACCTCGGTAACTGTTCTGACTTACTCCTGCTGATACTCCCTTAGAAACAATTCGGCTACGAGTATTTTTGCCAATATGAATCATTTTAGTTCCGGTATCGGCCTGTTGATGATTGTTGGTTACCGCTACCGAATAAAACTCACCGATAGAATTATCCCCTTTCAGTATGCAGCTTGGGTATTTCCAAGTTACGGCTGAACCTGTTTCTACCTGCGTCCAAGAAATCTTAGAATTCTCTCCGGCACAGATACCACGCTTCGTTACGAAGTTGTAGATTCCACCCTTGCCGTCCTTATCGCCAGGGTACCAGTTTTGCACGGTAGAGTACTTAATTTCGGCATCTTTGGCCGCGTACAGCTCTACCACTGCTGCGTGCAGTTGGTTTTCATCCCGCATCGGGGCGGTGCAACCTTCCAGATAGCTTACGTAAGAACCTTCTTCAGCCACAATTAATGTTCGCTCAAACTGCCCTGAATTTGCTGCATTGATGCGGAAATAAGTAGAAAGCTCCATTGGGCAGCGTACACCCTTGGGGATATAACAAAAAGAGCCGTCACTAAATACCGCAGAGTTGAGAGCTGCGTAGTAATTATCGCCAGGAGGCACCACTGAGCCAATATGCTTCTTCACCAGCTCCGGATGCTCCTGCACTGCCTCACTAAATGAACAAAATATGATGCCTAACTTGGCCAGTTTATCTTTGAAGGTTGTAGCTACCGATACGCTATCGAATACTGCATCTACCGCTACCCCGGTTAACCGTTTCTGCTCTTCGAGCGAAATTCCTAGTCGTTTAAAAGTATCTAGCAATTCGGGGTCTACCTCATCTAAGCTTTTAGGGCTTACCTTCTGCTTAGGGGCTGCGTAATAGATAATATCTTGATAATCAATTTCCGGGAAAGAGACATTATGCCAGGTAGGCTCTTTTAAGGTAAGCCAATGATGGTACGCTTTCAACCGCCACTCCAGCATCCACTCCGGTTCCTTCTTTTTGGCCGAGATAAATCGGATAGTATCTTCATTGAGACCTTTTGGGGCTGATTCCTGCTCAATATTGGACTCGAATCCGTACTTGTAGTCAGATTGGGTAAATTCTTCCAGAATTTGATTGTCCTTACTCATCAGAAATGATTTGTTTAAATTTTAAATGGCTAACGTTCCACACCAAAAAACGTTCATCGAGAATAAAGTTAATTCGGTAGAACTAAAAATCAACATACTTCCTTTTCAGAACGAATTTGAACAGGCGTAGTTACAAATCTTACTAGGAAATTAGAAAAAGATTTTAGTCTCCCAGCTGAATATGACGATTCAAACTTTCTTCTAGCGAAATAAGGGTTTCGGTACGAACAATTCCTTCAATACGCTGAATTTTATCGTGCAGCACTTCCCGCAGATGTTTAGTGTCACGGCAGTGGATTTTAATGAAGATACTGTAGTTCCCGGTAGTGTAGTGAATTTTCACTACTTCTGGCACCTTCTTCAGCTCATCTACTACATCATTGTAAAGCGAACTTTTTTCTAAATAGATTCCTAGAAACGCGGTAATATCATAGCCAAGTTTTGAGTAGTCCATGTTGAGGGTAGTACCTTGTACAATACCCATCTCTTCCATTTTTCGCATTCGAACATGTACTGTTCCACCCGATACGTACACTTTCTTGGCGATTTCAGTATAGGGAATTTTGGCATCTTCTGATAGCAGGGCAAGGATTTTGAGGTCTACGTTATCAATTTCTAAATTTTTGCTCATTTTGGTGCTGTAAATTAGGTTTGATCTAATATTTTCGGCGTTAAATTACGACTGATATAAATTTTTACCAAATTTATTAAATATTTTTTAAATTTATGAAGAACTTATTAATTTAGCTGCTGTTATAGAAAACAAAGCTGTTAAGCTAATACACTGTAGGGTGATGAAATTGGCAGCCATGCCCTCCCGTCTCGAGGGTGGAGACAACGGAATAAATTCTTCGGAACTAACCGCTCCGTGGAGGTTCGACTCCTTCCCCTACAGCTTATCGTCATTACGATTTTTATTTTTGGGTTAATGTTGTTTCTGGAAAAGGTTATGATCATTCATGACCTTTTTTTATTTCCCCTCCTCAAACATTATTTCTTCCATTTTGCTTAGAGATTTGTTAATTTACAATAGTAATTGTAGCTAAAATTAATAAATAATAATTAACTAGCCTTATAAATATGGAAGTTCAAATATCTCCTTGGTTCCAACATTACCCTGAGGGAATACCTCAGCAAATAAATGCTCAGCAGTACAAGTCACTTATTGATCTTATTGAACAATGCATTGAGGAATATGGTACTCGCACTGCTTTTGAGTGCATGGGAGCTTCTATTACATTTAATGAGCTAGATTACTTATCTAAAAATTTCGCCGCTTTTTTACAGGAAGACCTAAAGTTAAAGAAAGGAGACCGCATTGCCATTCAAATGCCTAACTTGCTTCAATATCCTATTGCTATGTTGGGAGCACTTCGGGCTGGCTTGGTGGTTGTCAACACTAATCCGCTGTATACTGCTCGGGAGATGAAACACCAGTTTAATGACTCTGGAGCTGAAGCTATCGTAATACTAGCCAACTTTGCGTATAATCTGGAAAAAATTATTGCGGAAACATCCATCAAGCACGTAATTGTTACCGAAATAGGCGATCAGCTGGGAGGATTAAAGAAGACCATTGTTAATGCGGTGGTGAAGTACGTAAAAAAGATGGTGCCAAAATATAACCTACCGTCTGCCCTATCTTTTAACAATACGCTAAAACAAGGTGAGAAATGTACATTCAATCGAGTTGAGCTTACTGGGGAAGACAATGCATTCTTGCAATATACTGGTGGCACTACCGGAGTTTCAAAAGGAGCAGTTCTATCCCACGCGAACTTAGTAGCCAACATGGAGCAAATTTCAGCTTGGATGTCGGTTGGGCTCAATAAGGCTGAAGAGACCATGATTACTGCCTTACCCCTCTATCATATCTACGCACTCACGGTTAACTGTTTTGCGATGATGAAGATTGGAGCCAAGAACGTGTTGATCACCAATCCTCGCGATATGAAAGGGTTTATGAAGGAATTGAAAAAACATCCCTTTACCGTAATTACCGGCTTAAATACTTTATACAACGGTATGATGAATCATCCTGATTTTGACACCGTAGACTTTTCGCATCTCAAGGTAGCTAGTGCTGGAGGAATGGCCATGCAAGAGGCCGTAGCCGATCGCTGGAAAGAAAAAACAGGAGTTGCGGTGGCGGAGGGGTACGGACTAACGGAAACCTCGCCCGTGCTGACATCAAATATACCGATCAGTGGCTTGGAACGAATTGGTACCATTGGCATTCCGCTTCCTAGCACTCAGCTTATTTTTGCTAACGACGATGGCGAAGAAGTAGCGATTGGTGAACCTGGAGAAATCTACGCCAAGGGCCCCCAAGTAATGAAGGGGTACTGGAATCGGCCTGATGAAACTGAAAATGTATTTACACCTGACGGATGGCTGAAAACTGGTGATATTGGAGTGTTGGATGAAGATGGGTTCATTAAAATAGTGGATCGTAAGAAAGAAATGATTAATGTTTCGGGATTTAACGTTTACCCTAACGAGATAGAAGGCATTGTTTCAGCACACGAAAAGGTGCTGGAGGTAGGTGCTATTGGAGTACCTGACCCCCGGTCTACCGAAGTAGTAAAAATATGCGTTGTGAAAAAGGACGCTTCTCTTACCGAAGATGAGTTGAAAGCGTATTGTAAAGAGAATATGACCGCCTACAAAGTTCCTCGCTATATTGAGTTTCGAGATGAGTTGCCAAAGTCGAACGTAGGCAAAATTCTTAGAAGACTCCTGAAGGAAGGTAGCGCTCAACCTCAAGACTAAGCTCCGATAGCTTGCGCGATGTGATAGTCAGAGCTTGAAGAGGAAACTCAGTCTCAAGCTTGAATAGCTACTGATTTCATTTCATGGAGGAATTAGCCCCGGACTTTGGTCTTCTAATCTTCCCGCATTGCTGTAAAAAGGCAGGCATTTTACTTAGTCAACCCTGAAGAAGTCTCATATTCGCATCTGCTGCATTCATCAGAGTGTAAATCCACCGTTGCAGCCAGTGGACAAAAATGGTGTTTTGCTTTCTGATCCAACTTTTCAGATTGAAGGCCATAGCCGCTAGATTGAGATTGATTTCATCGCCCAAAAAGCTCTTGAGATAGTTTCTTTCTAATCGGAAACCTTGTTTGGTGTGACCAATGACTGGCTCAATAGCCGCTCGGCGACGGAACTTCTTTCTAGTTTTCTGTTTCTGATAATTATTTCTATGTTTTTTAGCTTTGGGAATACTGATCTGCGTGGAGCCGACCCTAGCCTTACCCCGATAGCCTCGGTCGCAAATACCCTCTTTGGGACGTTGCCCAGAAGCGCGTTCGACGGCATTTAGTGTCTCTTCCAGGGTGTGACTGTCATGGGGATTCCCCTTGAAGCTGGCTACCCCGACAATTAAATTACTTTCTTTGGTCAAGGCCAGGGATGCTTTACTGCCAAACTCGTATTTCTTCGCTACTTTGCCTTTGATGATGCAAGCTACATCAGGTTCGTGTAGGCTGTAGATTTTGTTTTTATCTGTGCGCTGTTGTTTAATGACTCGTTCAAAACGCTTCAATACATTCCGATGGTAGGCTAATGAGCCAGTAGGAAGCTTACGGCGCAACTCTCGGATGAGTCGCCCGGCAATGGTTTTCAGGCTACGTAAGGAAGACCTAGCTTTCTTGCGGTTCTTAGGGTGGGTCGCAAAACGT
This region of Tunicatimonas pelagia genomic DNA includes:
- a CDS encoding IS5 family transposase, encoding MKSDSPNQQQTSLFTTDLIDCLNPNNRLYQLAQRLPWAAIEKDFEGYYSKLGQPAKPIRLMVGLLMLKQLENLSDEVLVERWCENPYYQFFCGMATFQWEAPCHPTDLVYFRKRIGKEGAEKLLSYSLHIHPEAVRKVDQVLIDTTVQEKNITYPTDAKLAVRVIDKCRKIASKEGIQLRQSYRRVVKSHLLNQRFATHPKNRKKARSSLRSLKTIAGRLIRELRRKLPTGSLAYHRNVLKRFERVIKQQRTDKNKIYSLHEPDVACIIKGKVAKKYEFGSKASLALTKESNLIVGVASFKGNPHDSHTLEETLNAVERASGQRPKEGICDRGYRGKARVGSTQISIPKAKKHRNNYQKQKTRKKFRRRAAIEPVIGHTKQGFRLERNYLKSFLGDEINLNLAAMAFNLKSWIRKQNTIFVHWLQRWIYTLMNAADANMRLLQG
- a CDS encoding Lrp/AsnC ligand binding domain-containing protein; the protein is MSKNLEIDNVDLKILALLSEDAKIPYTEIAKKVYVSGGTVHVRMRKMEEMGIVQGTTLNMDYSKLGYDITAFLGIYLEKSSLYNDVVDELKKVPEVVKIHYTTGNYSIFIKIHCRDTKHLREVLHDKIQRIEGIVRTETLISLEESLNRHIQLGD
- a CDS encoding cysteine desulfurase, with product MSTENTVVSTTQLDIDQIRSDFPILHQEVNGRPLVYLDNAATTQKPQVVIDALTHYYQQDNANIHRGVHTLAERATAVFEETRQAIHQFINSNEPEEIVFTKGTTDGINLVAATFGRTNLKEGDEIIISGMEHHSNIVPWQMLCEEKGAKLKVIPVNERGEVELEEYKKLLSARTKLVSVVYVSNSLGTINPVKEIIDLAHAQGAAVLIDGAQSTAYLDIDVQALNCDFYIFSGHKVFGPTGVGALYGKRRLLEKMPPYQGGGEMIRSVSFEKTTYNDIPYKFEAGTPNIADVVALKAAIDYINQLGKPAMRAYEEELLAYAHQRLSEVSGLRMIGTAEKKMNVVSFVFDDIFHFDVGQMLDARGIAVRTGHHCTEPLMAHFGLEGTVRASFAMYNKKEEIDQLVEGLQRIVKMMGK
- the sufC gene encoding Fe-S cluster assembly ATPase SufC, with the translated sequence MLKITGLHARVEEKEILKGIELEVKPGEVHAIMGPNGSGKSTLASVLAGREDFEVTDGSVQYMGQDLLEMEPEERAREGIFLAFQYPVEIPGVSTTNFLKTAVNQVRQHKGKDSLDAVAFLKMMKEKMKLVDIDQSLLSRSLNEGFSGGEKKRNEIFQMAMLEPTLAILDETDSGLDIDALRIVANGVNALRSEDNATIVVTHYQRLLDYIVPDYVHVLYNGRIVKSGSKELALELEEKGYDWIKETVDVTA
- the sufD gene encoding Fe-S cluster assembly protein SufD, whose protein sequence is MSLEQAFITYIKDREETINGQGDSAWHQRRRAAFADFEKLGFPAKKDEEYRYTPISRALEREFDGNELTKSNVDTQAVQGLLDRVVPSDLSANVLVYVNGAFQPSFSRIESAEEGVVITTLSQAYQNHSELIDRYFAQQTADQSDSFVALNTAVAQEGLFVYAPKNTVVETPVLVYFISDTSAGASVGSPRNLYIAEQSSKLSVIESFYTLGSGASYQNAVSEIWVDANASVYYNKLQPESEKAYHTGTTEVYQARDSRFTGVTVSLQGAMLRNNLNIALDGENCESHMYGLYMLDGKSHVDNHTAVDHRKPNSYSNELYKGIMDDYSKGVFNGKIYVRQDAQKTNAFQSNANILLTDNASINTKPQLEIWADDVKCSHGATTGQIDKEQLFYLRARGMSKDQATAILLRAFAGDVLENIELDFVRHQIEAVIDQRLNTNF
- a CDS encoding AMP-binding protein → MEVQISPWFQHYPEGIPQQINAQQYKSLIDLIEQCIEEYGTRTAFECMGASITFNELDYLSKNFAAFLQEDLKLKKGDRIAIQMPNLLQYPIAMLGALRAGLVVVNTNPLYTAREMKHQFNDSGAEAIVILANFAYNLEKIIAETSIKHVIVTEIGDQLGGLKKTIVNAVVKYVKKMVPKYNLPSALSFNNTLKQGEKCTFNRVELTGEDNAFLQYTGGTTGVSKGAVLSHANLVANMEQISAWMSVGLNKAEETMITALPLYHIYALTVNCFAMMKIGAKNVLITNPRDMKGFMKELKKHPFTVITGLNTLYNGMMNHPDFDTVDFSHLKVASAGGMAMQEAVADRWKEKTGVAVAEGYGLTETSPVLTSNIPISGLERIGTIGIPLPSTQLIFANDDGEEVAIGEPGEIYAKGPQVMKGYWNRPDETENVFTPDGWLKTGDIGVLDEDGFIKIVDRKKEMINVSGFNVYPNEIEGIVSAHEKVLEVGAIGVPDPRSTEVVKICVVKKDASLTEDELKAYCKENMTAYKVPRYIEFRDELPKSNVGKILRRLLKEGSAQPQD
- the sufB gene encoding Fe-S cluster assembly protein SufB, with the translated sequence MSKDNQILEEFTQSDYKYGFESNIEQESAPKGLNEDTIRFISAKKKEPEWMLEWRLKAYHHWLTLKEPTWHNVSFPEIDYQDIIYYAAPKQKVSPKSLDEVDPELLDTFKRLGISLEEQKRLTGVAVDAVFDSVSVATTFKDKLAKLGIIFCSFSEAVQEHPELVKKHIGSVVPPGDNYYAALNSAVFSDGSFCYIPKGVRCPMELSTYFRINAANSGQFERTLIVAEEGSYVSYLEGCTAPMRDENQLHAAVVELYAAKDAEIKYSTVQNWYPGDKDGKGGIYNFVTKRGICAGENSKISWTQVETGSAVTWKYPSCILKGDNSIGEFYSVAVTNNHQQADTGTKMIHIGKNTRSRIVSKGVSAGVSQNSYRGLVKVMKRAENARNFSQCDSLLMGDRCGAHTFPYIESDNSSAQIEHEATTSKIGEDQIFYCLQRGIGEEDAVALIVNGYCKEVLNQLPMEFAVEAQKLLALTLEGSVG
- a CDS encoding SufE family protein: MAQSIDEIQNEIIEEFALLDGDPEMTNFYIIELGQKLPPLEEAKKSEENIVKGCQSKVWLVPSLEESKMNFEADSNSAITKGLVSLLVRVFQDQAPNDIVDADLFFIDKIGMNRFIGTQRSNGFAAMIKQIKLAALVNKERQAIAKSDPK